GGGAAAAACTGAAAGGGATTACTCTTTCCACCTTTCATTCGTTAGGCTTAAAGATCTTAAAAGAACATATAACGAAACTTGGTTATAACGAAACCTTTTTGTTATTCAATGGAACGGATCAGGAAGCCTTTGTTTCTGATCTATTAAAGTCCAAACGTTTGGATCCTAAAAAAGTTCCGCCGAAAGAAATTTTGCGTCGTATTTCCTATGCGAAAAACACACAGGTCCATCCAAAAGACAATGGGCTTACGGAAGAATTCGATCTTGTAGCAGCTGAAATTTTTTCCCTATACGAAGAAGGGCTCAAAGAAAAAAATGCCATCGACTTTGATGATTTGATTTTGCTCCCCAAACGTCTGTTAGCTGAGTTTTCTGAAATTGCCGCTTATTACCAAAGAAAACACGAATACTATCTTGTGGATGAATTCCAAGATACAAACCAGCTTCAATACGAGTTTTTATCTTTATTTCGTGGGAAAAGTGATAACCTTTGTGTGGTTGGAGATGACGACCAAAGTATCTATGCTTTCCGTGGTTCCAATGTCCAACTCATCCTCAATTTTGAAAGAGAATTCCCTCACGCAAAAGTAGTGAGGCTCCTCGAGAACTATCGATCGACTTCGCTTATCATCCAAGCGGCCAACTCTCTCATCCAAAACAACAAAGGTCGAAAGGAAAAAACCTTGTACAGCCGGATCCCTTCTGCGGAACGAGTGGAATACTATGAAACCGCAGATGAAAGAGAAGAGGCAATTTTTGTTGCAGGAAGGATCCAAACCTTACTCATCAAAAATGAATATAAGGGAAAGGAAATAGCCATTCTCTTTCGTACCAATTTCCAATCTCGTCCCTTTGAAGAAGAACTCCGAAACCGGAGCATTCCTTACAAAGTAGTGGGTGGTTATAATTTTTTTGACCGAAAGGAAATCAGAGATTGTATTTCTTACTTAAGATACGTGGCAAACCCCAAAGATGATTATTCGCTCCTTCGAATCATCAATTACCCCAAACGTGGGATTGGTCCCGGAACCATGCAAAAACTCCAGGAAGAGGCATTCACCCACAAACTTTCACTTTATGAAATCTTCCATAAAATGATTGAGAGTCCCGACTATTTGCCCGAAGTAAAAGCTAAGGTCAGACAAGAAATTTACCAATTTGTAGAACTTGTGGATGCTTTCAAAAAGAAGTTTGCGATGTCACCAAAACTGGGACCTGTACTTCGGGAAATGATCACCCAAATTGGATTCGAGCGGGAGATATCCATGGAAGAAACCGAGGAGAAGGTGGTCAAAGCTCGGATCTACAATTTGAGTGAACTTGTCAATATGTTGTCCTTTTTTG
This genomic stretch from Leptospira meyeri harbors:
- a CDS encoding ATP-dependent helicase, translated to MKLNAAQMEAVSTIQGPLLVFAGAGSGKTRVITNRIAHMVEGVKIPASKIVALSFTNKSAKEMAERLRKMVPREKLKGITLSTFHSLGLKILKEHITKLGYNETFLLFNGTDQEAFVSDLLKSKRLDPKKVPPKEILRRISYAKNTQVHPKDNGLTEEFDLVAAEIFSLYEEGLKEKNAIDFDDLILLPKRLLAEFSEIAAYYQRKHEYYLVDEFQDTNQLQYEFLSLFRGKSDNLCVVGDDDQSIYAFRGSNVQLILNFEREFPHAKVVRLLENYRSTSLIIQAANSLIQNNKGRKEKTLYSRIPSAERVEYYETADEREEAIFVAGRIQTLLIKNEYKGKEIAILFRTNFQSRPFEEELRNRSIPYKVVGGYNFFDRKEIRDCISYLRYVANPKDDYSLLRIINYPKRGIGPGTMQKLQEEAFTHKLSLYEIFHKMIESPDYLPEVKAKVRQEIYQFVELVDAFKKKFAMSPKLGPVLREMITQIGFEREISMEETEEKVVKARIYNLSELVNMLSFFEEEEGREGKATIFDFLQRLVLLMEDEPKEDEEDRRVQLLTMHQSKGLEYDLVFLVGLEEGILPNSRVIEEEGEVVDEERRLLYVGMTRPRRKLYLTSARTRRKFGEQIESAPSRFLNELSQDAVLFFPMETKDRDTETKNFLEELDKLKVG